One Micromonospora craniellae genomic region harbors:
- the truB gene encoding tRNA pseudouridine(55) synthase TruB yields MSTDGLIVVDKPGGMTSHDVVARIRRFARTRRVGHGGTLDPMATGVLVIGMNRATRLLTYVIGADKSYTATVRLGQSTVTDDAEGDVIATTPAGALADEAIRAALADLSGEIDQVPSAVSAIKIDGQRAYQRVRSGESVDLPARRVTVSRLDVLAIRRDHPDVVDVDIDVSCSTGTYIRAIARDAGLALGVGGHLTALRRTAVGGFTLAEAATLDELEQRAPDVVGVPLAAAADRFFPRRDAGPDEAKVLSHGGPLEPVGLAGPYAVFDPAGGLIAIVSERGGRARAEIVLAPA; encoded by the coding sequence GTGAGCACTGACGGTCTGATCGTGGTGGACAAGCCCGGCGGCATGACGTCGCACGACGTGGTGGCGAGGATCCGCCGGTTCGCGCGGACCCGACGGGTCGGCCACGGCGGCACACTCGACCCGATGGCCACCGGGGTCCTGGTGATCGGCATGAACCGGGCCACCCGGCTGCTGACGTACGTGATCGGGGCGGACAAGAGCTACACCGCCACCGTCCGCCTCGGCCAGTCCACGGTCACCGACGACGCGGAGGGCGACGTGATCGCCACCACACCCGCCGGCGCCCTCGCCGACGAGGCGATCCGCGCCGCGCTGGCCGACCTGAGCGGCGAGATCGACCAGGTGCCGAGCGCGGTGAGCGCCATCAAGATCGACGGACAGCGGGCGTACCAGCGGGTGCGATCGGGGGAGAGCGTCGACCTGCCGGCCCGGCGGGTCACCGTGTCCCGCCTCGACGTGCTGGCGATCCGGCGCGACCACCCGGACGTCGTCGACGTCGACATCGACGTGTCCTGCTCCACCGGCACGTACATCCGAGCGATCGCGCGCGACGCGGGCCTGGCACTCGGGGTCGGTGGGCACCTGACCGCGCTGCGGCGGACCGCGGTGGGCGGCTTCACCCTGGCCGAGGCCGCCACCCTCGACGAGCTGGAGCAGCGCGCGCCCGACGTGGTCGGGGTGCCGCTGGCGGCCGCCGCCGACCGGTTCTTCCCCCGCCGCGACGCCGGACCCGACGAGGCGAAGGTGCTCTCCCACGGTGGGCCGCTGGAGCCGGTCGGGCTGGCCGGACCGTACGCGGTCTTCGATCCGGCCGGTGGGTTGATCGCTATCGTCAGCGAGCGGGGTGGCCGGGCCCGCGCGGAGATCGTGCTCGCCCCGGCCTGA